From Skermanella sp. TT6, a single genomic window includes:
- a CDS encoding sensor histidine kinase, translating to MSDVLGPDEERFRALADSAPVLIWMSETAGRGLYFNRAWLDFTGRPLEREVGEGWLEILHPDDKGQLDAAFEAFQARRPFQIQFRLRRKDGVWRWMLNTGKPRFTPEGVFAGYTGSCVDITERFEAEEEARRQLRLMRTITDNAAEALFLMDAQRRISFVNPAAERMFGWPAEELAGKDLHDALHYKYPDGRPFPIEECPLNGILSTRSTLREHEDVFFRRDGSRVDVLCSVAPILSGDGVDGAVLVVHDITEQKRVEAGILQANQELVAALNEREVLLKEVHHRVKNNLQVVVSLLRLQASRLRDETGVDALRESLNRVSAMSTIHELLYRSTTLADIDFAEVLRTLTANLHDAYGLSEDRVVSVVEAAEPVPVSMDAAVPLALIANELISNAFKHAFPGGATGEVRVGLARQGDTAVLRVADTGPGFTPPPRRSSLGIMLVDRLVRQISGRLDLEPPPGTRYRLTFSLE from the coding sequence ATGAGCGACGTGCTGGGGCCTGACGAGGAGCGGTTCCGCGCTCTCGCCGACAGCGCTCCGGTCCTGATCTGGATGTCCGAGACCGCCGGGCGCGGCCTCTATTTCAACCGCGCCTGGCTGGACTTCACCGGCCGCCCGCTGGAGCGGGAGGTCGGCGAAGGCTGGCTGGAGATCCTGCATCCCGACGACAAAGGCCAGCTGGATGCGGCGTTCGAGGCTTTCCAAGCCCGGCGCCCGTTCCAGATCCAGTTCCGCCTGCGCCGCAAGGACGGCGTCTGGCGCTGGATGTTGAATACCGGCAAGCCGCGCTTCACGCCGGAAGGGGTTTTTGCCGGCTATACAGGCAGTTGCGTGGACATCACCGAACGGTTCGAGGCGGAGGAGGAAGCGCGCCGCCAGCTCCGGCTGATGCGGACGATCACCGACAACGCCGCCGAGGCGCTGTTCCTGATGGATGCGCAGCGCCGGATTTCGTTCGTTAACCCGGCGGCCGAGCGCATGTTCGGCTGGCCGGCGGAGGAATTGGCGGGCAAGGACCTGCACGACGCCTTGCATTACAAGTACCCGGACGGCCGGCCGTTTCCCATCGAGGAGTGTCCGCTCAACGGGATCCTCTCTACCCGCAGCACGCTCCGCGAACACGAGGACGTCTTCTTCCGGCGCGACGGCTCCAGGGTGGACGTGCTGTGCTCCGTGGCGCCCATCCTGAGCGGCGACGGGGTCGACGGCGCGGTTCTCGTCGTCCACGACATCACCGAGCAGAAACGGGTCGAGGCCGGCATCCTGCAGGCCAACCAGGAACTGGTCGCGGCGTTGAACGAGCGCGAGGTGCTGCTGAAGGAGGTTCACCACCGGGTAAAGAACAACCTTCAGGTCGTGGTCAGCCTGTTGCGGCTGCAGGCGAGCCGCCTGCGCGACGAGACCGGGGTCGATGCCCTGCGCGAAAGCCTGAACCGGGTTTCGGCGATGAGCACGATCCACGAGCTGCTCTACCGTTCGACGACGCTGGCCGACATCGATTTCGCCGAGGTGCTGCGGACGTTGACCGCCAACCTTCACGACGCTTATGGATTGTCCGAGGATCGGGTGGTCAGCGTGGTCGAGGCGGCCGAGCCCGTGCCGGTCAGCATGGATGCCGCGGTGCCCCTGGCGCTGATCGCCAACGAGCTGATCTCCAACGCCTTCAAGCATGCGTTTCCCGGTGGCGCCACCGGGGAGGTCAGGGTCGGCCTGGCGCGGCAGGGCGATACCGCGGTGTTGCGCGTGGCCGACACGGGGCCCGGCTTCACGCCGCCGCCGCGGCGGTCCAGCCTCGGCATCATGCTGGTCGATCGCCTCGTCCGGCAGATCTCGGGCCGGCTCGACCTGGAACCGCCGCCGGGAACACGTTATCGTCTGACGTTCTCCCTGGAATGA
- a CDS encoding anthranilate synthase component I — MTEPPKTLTYRTRGGIQVERRLIPQPYEGAAEPVVDALERRRGVLLSSGFDYPGRYTRWDLGFVDPPVMLTARDRTVRIDALNPRGRVLLRAMADALADLPALERLETAPGLILCRVREAAPGFQEEERSRQPSVFSVLRAVSRLFESPDDHRLGLYGAFGYDLAFQFEPIRRRLERAGGQRDMVLYLPDEVLVVDHVTATATIHHYEFAAAGERTHGLARTTAPSPYDASPPDGAVERPECDHGPDEYAAAVERARGAFRRGDLFEAVLSQVFSEPCPNGPATLFRRLRRANPSPYGALVNLGDGEFLVAASPEMYVRVEGRRIETCPISGTIARGADPIADAAQILTLLNSAKDAAELTMCTDVDRNDKSRICEPGTVRVIGRRQVELYSRLIHTVDHVEGTLREGFDALDGFLSHAWAVTVTGAPKRRAMQFVEDNEKSPRRWYGGAIGCLTFDGGMNTGLTLRTIRLHRGIAEVRVGATLLFDSDP, encoded by the coding sequence ATGACCGAGCCCCCGAAGACCCTCACCTACCGCACGCGCGGCGGCATACAAGTCGAGCGCCGGCTGATTCCGCAACCCTATGAAGGCGCCGCCGAGCCCGTGGTCGACGCGCTGGAGCGCCGTCGCGGCGTGCTGCTGTCGTCCGGCTTCGACTATCCCGGCCGCTATACGCGCTGGGACCTGGGTTTCGTCGATCCGCCGGTGATGCTGACCGCCCGCGACCGCACCGTCCGGATCGACGCGCTGAACCCGCGCGGCCGGGTGCTGCTCCGTGCCATGGCCGACGCCCTGGCTGACCTGCCGGCCCTGGAGCGGCTGGAAACGGCCCCCGGCCTGATCCTGTGCCGCGTGCGGGAAGCGGCGCCGGGGTTTCAGGAGGAGGAACGCAGCCGCCAGCCCTCCGTCTTCTCGGTGCTGCGGGCGGTCTCACGCCTGTTCGAATCGCCGGATGACCACAGGCTGGGCCTGTACGGCGCCTTCGGGTACGACCTGGCGTTCCAGTTCGAGCCGATCCGGCGCCGGCTGGAGCGGGCCGGCGGCCAGCGCGACATGGTGCTGTACCTGCCCGACGAGGTGCTGGTGGTGGACCACGTCACGGCCACGGCGACGATCCACCATTACGAGTTCGCGGCGGCGGGGGAGCGGACCCACGGGTTGGCCCGGACGACCGCCCCGTCCCCCTATGACGCCTCGCCGCCGGACGGTGCCGTCGAGCGGCCGGAATGCGACCACGGGCCGGATGAATATGCAGCCGCGGTGGAGCGGGCGCGCGGAGCCTTCAGACGGGGCGACCTGTTCGAAGCCGTGCTGAGCCAAGTCTTTTCGGAACCCTGCCCCAACGGTCCGGCGACCCTGTTCCGCCGGCTGCGCCGGGCCAACCCGTCGCCCTACGGGGCGCTCGTCAACCTGGGGGACGGCGAGTTCCTGGTGGCGGCGTCGCCGGAAATGTATGTTCGCGTCGAGGGACGGCGGATCGAGACCTGCCCCATCTCCGGCACCATCGCCCGGGGCGCCGATCCGATCGCCGACGCCGCGCAGATCCTGACCCTGCTGAACTCCGCCAAGGATGCCGCCGAACTGACCATGTGCACCGACGTGGACCGCAATGACAAGTCGCGGATCTGCGAGCCCGGTACCGTGCGGGTGATCGGCCGTCGGCAGGTCGAGCTCTATTCCAGGCTGATCCATACCGTGGACCATGTCGAGGGGACCTTGCGCGAAGGGTTCGACGCGCTCGACGGCTTTCTCAGCCATGCCTGGGCGGTCACGGTGACCGGCGCACCGAAGCGGCGGGCCATGCAGTTCGTCGAGGACAACGAGAAGTCTCCCCGCCGGTGGTACGGGGGCGCGATCGGCTGCCTGACCTTCGATGGCGGCATGAACACCGGGCTGACGCTGCGAACGATCCGGCTCCACCGCGGGATCGCCGAGGTCAGGGTCGGCGCCACGCTGCTGTTCGACAGCGATCCTTAG
- the glgX gene encoding glycogen debranching protein GlgX: protein MSRTPPVVNTVRRSRIQEGLPFPLGATWDGLGVNFALFSAHATKVELCLFDKDGKRELERIELPEYTDEVWHGYLPDARPGTVYGYRVHGPYEPAAGHRFNPNKLLLDPYAKALVGHMRWSDAHFGYRIGSPRDDLSFDRRDSAPGMPKCRVVDPAFTWGHTQAPRIPWERTIFYETHVGGYTMRHPAVPPQLQGTYAGLAHQDVVDYIRSIGITSIELLPVHAFLDDRHLLERGLRNYWGYNTIGFFAPEPRYSASGTIGEFKEMVARFHDAGIEVILDVVYNHTAEGNERGPTLSFKGIDNASYYRLAPDPRYYINDTGTGNTLNVSHPRVLQMVTDSLRYWATEMRVDGFRFDLATILGREPHGFDQGGGFLDACRQDPILSRVKLIAEPWDIGPGGYQVGGFPPGWAEWNDRYRDTVRSYWKGDEGKLPELASRLTGSSDFFEKRGRRPWASVNFITAHDGFTLNDLVSYNEKHNEANGENNNDGHSNNHSWNHGVEGPTDDPEIRTLRERQKRNMLATLLFSQGTPMILAGDEFGNTQGGNNNVYCQNSEIGWINWDKIDEQDQDLIEFVREVVALRQSHPLLGLPKFLHGHQDKELGFKDITWITPAGEEKSSEQWQDPLARCVGMLLDGRVARGLQQQAKGNSGDILMLVINSYHEDLPFKMPAVPGVVGWQSLLDTAHPGKKPSLLDTGGEITAAGRSLVLLTALHDGAVWTSAESARERLAMPEVDPIPEPLEDDVPLDAPTAAELAAIDPADHGQPAEEASPEEAEAQQAEPSETPVK from the coding sequence GTGAGCAGAACGCCGCCTGTCGTCAATACCGTCCGCCGGTCACGCATCCAGGAAGGTCTTCCCTTTCCTCTGGGTGCGACCTGGGACGGGCTGGGTGTGAATTTTGCCCTGTTTTCCGCTCACGCCACCAAGGTCGAGCTATGCCTGTTCGACAAGGACGGCAAGCGGGAGCTGGAGCGTATCGAACTGCCGGAATACACGGACGAGGTCTGGCATGGCTACCTGCCCGACGCCCGGCCGGGTACCGTCTACGGCTACCGCGTCCATGGCCCCTATGAGCCGGCCGCCGGGCACCGCTTCAACCCGAACAAGCTTCTGCTCGACCCCTATGCCAAGGCCCTGGTCGGCCATATGCGCTGGTCCGACGCCCATTTCGGATACCGCATCGGCTCGCCGCGCGACGACCTGTCGTTCGACCGGCGCGACAGTGCGCCGGGCATGCCGAAATGCCGCGTGGTCGATCCCGCCTTCACCTGGGGCCATACCCAGGCGCCGCGGATTCCGTGGGAAAGGACGATCTTCTACGAGACCCATGTGGGCGGCTACACGATGCGCCACCCCGCGGTGCCGCCTCAGCTCCAGGGGACCTATGCCGGCCTGGCCCACCAGGACGTCGTCGATTACATCCGCAGCATCGGCATCACGTCGATCGAGCTCCTGCCGGTCCATGCCTTCCTGGACGACCGGCACCTGCTCGAACGCGGCCTGCGGAACTACTGGGGCTACAACACGATCGGCTTCTTCGCGCCGGAGCCCCGCTATTCGGCTTCGGGAACGATCGGCGAGTTCAAGGAGATGGTCGCCCGTTTCCACGACGCGGGCATCGAGGTGATCCTGGACGTCGTCTACAACCATACCGCCGAGGGCAACGAGCGCGGCCCGACGCTGTCATTCAAGGGCATCGACAACGCCTCGTATTACCGCCTCGCGCCGGACCCGCGTTACTACATCAACGACACCGGGACGGGGAACACGCTGAACGTGTCCCATCCGCGGGTGCTTCAGATGGTGACCGACAGCCTGCGCTACTGGGCGACCGAGATGCGGGTGGACGGGTTCCGCTTCGATCTGGCGACCATCCTGGGGCGCGAGCCGCACGGCTTCGACCAGGGCGGTGGATTCCTGGATGCCTGCCGCCAGGATCCGATCCTCTCGCGCGTCAAGCTGATCGCCGAGCCATGGGACATCGGCCCCGGCGGTTACCAGGTCGGCGGCTTCCCGCCGGGCTGGGCGGAGTGGAACGACCGGTACCGCGATACCGTCCGCAGCTACTGGAAAGGCGACGAGGGCAAGCTCCCGGAATTGGCATCGCGCCTGACCGGTTCCAGCGACTTTTTCGAAAAGCGCGGCCGGCGCCCTTGGGCGAGCGTCAACTTCATCACCGCCCATGACGGCTTCACCCTGAACGACCTCGTCTCCTACAACGAGAAGCACAACGAGGCCAACGGGGAGAACAACAACGACGGCCACTCCAACAACCACAGCTGGAACCACGGCGTCGAGGGGCCGACCGACGATCCCGAGATCAGGACGCTGCGGGAGCGGCAGAAGCGCAACATGCTGGCCACGCTGCTGTTCTCGCAGGGCACGCCGATGATCCTGGCCGGCGACGAGTTCGGCAATACCCAGGGCGGAAACAACAACGTCTACTGCCAGAACAGCGAGATCGGCTGGATCAACTGGGACAAGATCGACGAGCAGGACCAGGATCTGATCGAGTTCGTCCGGGAGGTGGTGGCACTCCGCCAGTCCCATCCGCTGCTGGGCCTGCCGAAATTCCTGCACGGCCACCAGGACAAAGAGCTGGGTTTCAAGGACATCACCTGGATCACGCCGGCCGGCGAGGAGAAAAGCTCGGAGCAGTGGCAGGACCCGCTGGCCCGGTGCGTCGGCATGCTGCTCGACGGACGGGTCGCCCGCGGGCTCCAGCAGCAGGCCAAGGGCAATTCCGGCGACATCCTGATGCTGGTGATCAACTCATACCACGAGGATCTGCCGTTCAAGATGCCCGCCGTGCCGGGAGTGGTCGGCTGGCAGTCCCTGCTCGACACGGCCCATCCCGGCAAGAAGCCGTCCCTGCTCGACACCGGCGGCGAGATCACTGCGGCCGGGCGCAGCCTCGTCCTGCTGACGGCGCTCCATGACGGGGCGGTCTGGACCAGCGCCGAGTCCGCCCGCGAGCGGCTGGCAATGCCCGAGGTCGATCCGATCCCCGAACCGCTGGAGGACGATGTCCCCCTCGACGCGCCGACGGCGGCCGAACTGGCGGCGATCGATCCGGCCGACCATGGACAGCCGGCCGAGGAGGCCTCGCCGGAAGAAGCCGAGGCTCAGCAAGCCGAACCGAGCGAGACACCGGTAAAATGA
- a CDS encoding TrkH family potassium uptake protein, whose amino-acid sequence MAALDVRPVFYVIGSLITILAVAMLAPMLVDLAAGSSDWKVFGTASALTLFFGVLLLLTNWTPTITLNLRQTFLLTTLSWVIVCLFSALPFMFSVINLSATDAYFEAMSGLTTTGSTVIAGLDTLPPGLLLWRALTQWLGGIGIVAMGIAILPFLRVGGMQLFRSESSDRSDKVVARASDLAIWLGWVYLALTVMTTVALRFSGMTLFDAVTHAMTAVSTGGFSTRDPSITAWESDAIEWVLVVAMLAGGMPFVRFLSFAKGDPGAIWRDTQVRWYIGFLAVVSIALGTWLSLREDLSWYDGVRLAMFNVVSVVTTTGFASADYNSWGPLAIAAFLVLTLVGGCTGSTAGGIKIFRFEILFLVLKKQLIRLYSPHRVMPMTYNEKLVDNDIMLSVMSFGFMFMAFLLVFTIALGAAGLDLVTALSGAATALANVGPGLGPIIGPVGNFAPLPDSAKWILTAGMLLGRLEFFTVIVLMNPNFWRG is encoded by the coding sequence ATGGCCGCGCTTGACGTTCGGCCCGTCTTCTACGTGATCGGCAGCCTCATCACCATCTTGGCAGTCGCCATGCTGGCCCCGATGCTGGTCGACCTCGCCGCCGGAAGCTCGGACTGGAAAGTATTCGGCACCGCCTCGGCCTTGACGCTGTTCTTCGGCGTCCTGCTGCTGCTGACCAACTGGACGCCGACCATAACGCTGAACCTCAGGCAGACCTTCCTCCTGACGACCTTGAGCTGGGTGATCGTCTGCCTGTTCTCGGCGCTCCCCTTCATGTTCTCGGTCATCAACCTGAGTGCGACCGACGCCTATTTCGAGGCCATGTCCGGCCTGACGACCACCGGGTCCACGGTGATCGCCGGGCTGGACACCCTGCCGCCCGGATTGCTGCTGTGGCGGGCGCTGACCCAGTGGCTGGGCGGCATCGGCATCGTCGCCATGGGTATCGCGATCCTGCCGTTCCTGCGGGTCGGCGGCATGCAGCTGTTCCGCTCCGAGTCGTCGGATAGGTCCGACAAGGTGGTGGCGCGGGCCTCCGACCTGGCGATCTGGCTTGGCTGGGTCTACCTGGCACTGACGGTCATGACCACCGTGGCCCTGCGGTTCAGCGGCATGACGCTGTTCGACGCGGTGACCCACGCTATGACGGCGGTCTCGACCGGCGGATTCTCCACCCGCGACCCGTCGATCACCGCCTGGGAGAGCGACGCGATCGAATGGGTGCTGGTCGTTGCCATGCTCGCCGGCGGAATGCCCTTCGTCCGCTTCCTCAGCTTCGCCAAGGGGGACCCCGGCGCGATCTGGCGCGACACCCAGGTGCGCTGGTACATCGGGTTTCTGGCTGTGGTCTCGATCGCGTTGGGGACGTGGCTCTCCCTGCGGGAGGACCTGAGCTGGTACGACGGTGTCCGGCTCGCGATGTTCAACGTCGTTTCGGTGGTGACCACGACGGGCTTCGCGTCGGCCGACTACAACAGTTGGGGACCTCTCGCGATCGCGGCGTTCCTGGTGCTCACCTTGGTCGGCGGCTGCACCGGCTCGACCGCCGGCGGCATCAAGATCTTCCGGTTCGAGATCCTGTTCCTGGTGTTGAAGAAACAGCTCATCCGGCTCTACAGCCCGCATCGCGTGATGCCGATGACCTACAATGAGAAGTTGGTCGATAACGACATCATGCTGTCGGTAATGAGCTTCGGCTTCATGTTCATGGCGTTTCTGCTGGTTTTCACCATCGCGCTGGGTGCCGCCGGGCTCGACCTCGTGACCGCCCTGTCCGGCGCCGCCACGGCGCTGGCCAATGTCGGTCCGGGCCTGGGTCCGATCATCGGACCGGTCGGCAACTTCGCTCCGCTGCCGGACAGCGCCAAGTGGATCCTGACCGCCGGAATGCTGCTGGGACGGCTGGAGTTCTTCACCGTGATCGTCCTGATGAACCCCAACTTCTGGCGCGGATGA
- a CDS encoding acyl-CoA carboxylase subunit beta, giving the protein MQEVLAKLEQMRAAARAGGGERRVEGQHAKGKLTARERIDLLLDEGSFEEWDMFVEHRCADFGMQEQKVPGDGVVTGHGTVNGRLVFVFSQDFTVFGGSLSEAHAEKICKVMDQALKVGAPVIGLNDSGGARIQEGVASLGGYAEVFQRNVMASGVVPQISLIMGPCAGGAVYSPAMTDFIFMVKDSSYMFVTGPDVVKTVTHEVVTAEELGGAMTHTGKSGVADLAFENDVEALLQTRRFIDFLPLSNREKPPVRVTADPGNRDDFSLDTLVPANPNKPYDMKELILKVVDEGDFFEIQPDYAKNILTGFGRINGGTVGVVANQPMVLAGCLDIQSAIKAARFVRFCDAFNIPIVTFVDVPGFLPGTAQEYNGIIKHGAKLLFAYAEATVPKVTVITRKAYGGAYDVMASKHLRGDVNYAWPTAEIAVMGPKGAVEIIFRSDIGDPEKIEQRTEEYRQKFATPFVAGSRGYVDDVIMPHGTRRRVSKALAMLKNKQLENPWKKHDNLPL; this is encoded by the coding sequence ATGCAGGAAGTCCTTGCAAAGCTCGAACAGATGCGCGCCGCGGCGCGGGCCGGCGGCGGAGAACGGCGTGTCGAAGGCCAGCATGCCAAGGGCAAGCTGACCGCCCGCGAACGGATCGACCTGCTGCTCGACGAGGGCTCGTTCGAGGAATGGGACATGTTTGTCGAGCACCGCTGCGCCGACTTCGGCATGCAGGAGCAGAAGGTGCCGGGCGATGGCGTCGTCACCGGCCACGGCACCGTCAACGGGCGGCTGGTCTTCGTGTTCTCGCAGGATTTCACCGTGTTCGGCGGCTCGCTGTCGGAAGCCCATGCCGAGAAGATCTGCAAGGTGATGGACCAGGCGCTCAAGGTCGGCGCCCCCGTGATCGGGCTGAACGACAGCGGCGGCGCCCGCATCCAGGAGGGCGTCGCCTCGCTCGGCGGCTATGCCGAGGTGTTCCAGCGCAACGTCATGGCCTCGGGCGTCGTGCCGCAGATCTCCCTGATCATGGGCCCGTGCGCCGGCGGCGCCGTGTACTCCCCGGCCATGACCGACTTCATCTTCATGGTGAAGGACAGCTCCTACATGTTCGTGACCGGGCCGGACGTGGTGAAGACAGTCACCCACGAGGTCGTCACGGCGGAGGAGCTGGGCGGCGCCATGACGCACACGGGCAAGTCGGGCGTCGCCGACCTGGCGTTCGAGAACGACGTCGAGGCGCTGCTCCAGACCCGCCGCTTCATCGACTTCCTGCCGCTGTCCAACCGCGAGAAGCCGCCCGTCCGGGTGACGGCCGACCCCGGCAACCGCGACGACTTCTCGCTGGACACCCTGGTCCCGGCCAATCCGAACAAGCCCTACGACATGAAGGAGCTGATCCTGAAGGTCGTGGACGAGGGCGACTTCTTCGAGATCCAGCCCGACTACGCCAAGAACATCCTCACCGGCTTCGGCCGCATCAACGGGGGCACGGTCGGCGTGGTCGCCAACCAGCCGATGGTGCTGGCCGGCTGCCTGGACATCCAGTCCGCGATCAAGGCGGCCCGCTTCGTCCGCTTCTGCGACGCCTTCAACATCCCGATCGTGACATTCGTCGACGTTCCGGGCTTCCTGCCGGGTACCGCCCAGGAGTACAACGGCATCATCAAGCACGGTGCCAAGCTGCTGTTCGCCTATGCCGAGGCGACGGTGCCCAAGGTCACCGTGATCACCCGCAAGGCCTATGGCGGCGCCTACGACGTCATGGCGTCCAAGCACCTGCGCGGCGACGTCAACTATGCCTGGCCGACCGCCGAGATCGCGGTGATGGGGCCGAAGGGCGCGGTGGAGATCATTTTCCGCTCCGACATCGGCGACCCGGAGAAGATCGAGCAGCGGACCGAGGAATACCGCCAGAAGTTCGCCACCCCGTTCGTCGCCGGCAGCCGCGGCTACGTCGACGACGTGATCATGCCGCACGGAACCCGGCGCCGCGTCTCCAAGGCTCTCGCCATGCTGAAGAACAAGCAGCTCGAGAATCCCTGGAAGAAGCACGACAACCTCCCGCTCTGA
- a CDS encoding helix-turn-helix domain-containing protein — protein MQKKLFLGYKLRRLREQRGLTQAALAKLLELSPSYLNQIENNQRPLTLPVLLRIGTIFEIDLATFVEDEEARLVSDLREALADPLFSGGPIGMSELRNAAAASPELARRSLVLHQAYQKLQERVQSLAETLSSHERGQALAGPQFPYEEVRDYFHYSNNYVGPLDEAAEKLSEQQGFRPADMQTDLMNHLKARHDVRIRIVADHDGETAMRRYDAASGTLFLSALLSGPSRAFHLAHQIALLGQSETIERLVAEANFTTEDAKSICRVGLANYFAGALVMPYRAFAAQARAVRHDIEQLQSRFAVSFEQVCHRLSTLQRPGARGVPFYFVRVDMAGNITKRHSATRFHFARFGGACPLWNVHEAFAQPGKILVQLARMPDNVAYICVARSVTKRAGAYLKPSRQFAIGLGCEAAYASEVVYSAGLDISNADAAVPIGVSCRICEREDCQQRAFPPIGSHLTVNEHHRSFVPYLFTQAGEDEAAAVTGAAVEGVG, from the coding sequence ATGCAAAAGAAGCTTTTTCTCGGCTACAAGCTGCGCCGGCTGCGCGAACAGCGCGGATTGACGCAGGCGGCACTTGCGAAACTGCTGGAATTGTCGCCGAGCTATCTGAACCAGATAGAGAACAACCAGCGCCCCTTGACGCTGCCCGTGCTGCTGCGAATCGGGACCATCTTCGAGATCGACCTCGCGACCTTCGTGGAGGACGAGGAGGCCCGGCTGGTCTCCGACCTGCGGGAGGCCCTGGCCGACCCGCTGTTCTCCGGCGGGCCGATCGGGATGTCGGAACTGCGCAACGCCGCCGCGGCGTCCCCCGAACTGGCGCGGCGCTCGCTTGTCCTGCACCAAGCCTACCAGAAGCTCCAGGAACGGGTCCAGTCGCTGGCCGAGACGCTGTCGAGCCACGAGCGCGGGCAGGCGCTGGCCGGGCCGCAGTTCCCGTACGAGGAGGTGCGGGACTATTTCCACTATTCCAACAACTACGTAGGCCCGCTGGACGAGGCCGCGGAGAAGCTGTCGGAGCAGCAGGGCTTCCGCCCGGCCGACATGCAGACCGACCTGATGAACCACCTGAAGGCCCGCCACGACGTGCGGATCAGGATCGTCGCGGACCATGACGGCGAGACGGCGATGCGGCGGTATGACGCGGCGAGCGGCACCCTGTTCCTGTCGGCTCTGCTGAGCGGGCCGAGCCGGGCCTTCCATCTGGCGCACCAGATCGCGCTGCTCGGCCAGAGCGAGACGATCGAGAGGCTGGTCGCGGAGGCGAACTTCACCACGGAGGACGCCAAGTCGATCTGCCGCGTCGGGCTGGCGAATTACTTCGCCGGCGCGCTCGTGATGCCCTACCGCGCCTTCGCTGCCCAGGCCAGGGCGGTCCGGCACGATATCGAGCAGTTGCAGAGCCGCTTCGCGGTCAGCTTCGAGCAGGTCTGCCACCGCCTCAGCACCCTCCAGCGGCCGGGAGCCCGCGGCGTGCCGTTCTATTTCGTCCGGGTGGACATGGCCGGCAACATCACCAAGCGGCACAGCGCCACCCGATTCCATTTCGCGCGGTTCGGCGGCGCCTGCCCGCTGTGGAACGTCCACGAGGCCTTCGCCCAGCCGGGCAAGATCCTGGTCCAACTCGCCCGGATGCCGGACAACGTCGCCTATATCTGCGTCGCACGCAGCGTGACCAAGCGGGCCGGCGCCTACCTCAAGCCGAGCCGCCAGTTCGCCATCGGCCTGGGCTGCGAGGCCGCCTACGCGTCGGAAGTCGTCTATTCCGCCGGGCTGGACATCAGCAATGCCGACGCCGCCGTGCCGATCGGGGTGAGCTGCCGGATCTGCGAGCGTGAGGACTGCCAGCAGCGCGCCTTCCCGCCGATCGGAAGCCACCTGACGGTGAACGAGCACCACCGCAGCTTCGTCCCGTACCTGTTCACCCAGGCGGGAGAGGACGAGGCCGCAGCGGTCACGGGAGCGGCGGTCGAAGGCGTGGGGTGA
- a CDS encoding glutamine amidotransferase-related protein codes for MLLVDHEDSFVHTLGNYFRQTGAEVTTLRADAARAGMSAFRPDLLVLSPGPGRPADFDVSASIGAAMDLGIPVFGVCLGLQGMVEHFGGRLGVLDQPMHGKPSRVRVTGGRLFAGLPAEFGVGRYHSLFAEPDALPKDLEVTAVSEDGIAMAVEHRQLPLAAVQFHPESILSVEGDVGLRLIGAVVRCLYADGRHKDKNSTDRHTPSGLGERMACTI; via the coding sequence GTGCTGCTCGTGGACCACGAGGACAGCTTCGTCCATACCTTGGGGAACTACTTCCGGCAGACCGGCGCCGAGGTGACGACCCTGCGCGCCGATGCCGCACGGGCCGGCATGTCGGCCTTTCGTCCCGACCTGCTGGTGCTGTCGCCCGGTCCGGGCAGGCCGGCTGACTTCGACGTCTCGGCGAGCATCGGCGCGGCCATGGATCTCGGCATACCGGTGTTCGGCGTTTGCCTGGGCCTGCAGGGCATGGTGGAGCATTTCGGCGGGAGGCTCGGCGTGCTGGATCAGCCGATGCACGGCAAGCCGTCGCGCGTGCGGGTGACGGGCGGGCGGCTGTTCGCCGGACTGCCGGCTGAGTTCGGCGTCGGGCGCTATCATTCGCTGTTCGCCGAACCGGACGCTCTCCCCAAGGATCTTGAGGTGACGGCCGTCAGCGAGGATGGCATCGCGATGGCGGTCGAGCACCGGCAGCTGCCCCTGGCCGCCGTACAGTTCCACCCGGAGTCCATCCTCTCGGTCGAGGGCGACGTGGGCCTCCGCCTGATCGGCGCGGTGGTCCGGTGCCTGTACGCGGACGGACGACACAAGGACAAAAACTCGACCGATAGGCATACACCTTCTGGACTAGGGGAAAGGATGGCCTGTACAATTTGA